The DNA segment caaaactagCATGTGTCAGCAGATTCCTTGCAGCTTTTGATGCTAAAAAAGTCTAGATTCCCAGCATTAGTAATCATGCCATTCTTTTACCTGCATCTATTTTAAGTAGAAGATATGATGACCAACGTTGGTTAATGTGCCAAATATGGAAACACATCTTGATACACAGGAACGCAAGTACAGGACGCACACCTGTAGGCAGCGTGGTTACTAATGATTGGTGCCTTCCCCTATATCTGTGCCCGGGGTTGCCATCTGGTGTTGCGGCTGCTTCTCTGCATAAGCGTCAACTTGTAGAACTTCTTGTAAAGGTTAGTGGcctcttcaatttttttagatcTTGATCACGTGATCTGATCTGTCGTGGTCATGGATGTATGCATCCTGAAGTTCGTGATTTGCTTTTGAGTTCCCATTTCGGTTGAATTTTTTTCCTGTTGCTTACATTACCTTACAAACTATTTGAGTTCCCATTTCTTATTTATTTGGCCTGTTAAATACACACAAGTTGAGTGCTATGAGAGGTTGGAGGCTCACTAGTCAGGGCTGAATTTTTTTCCTGTTGCTTACATTACCTTACAAACTAAAATTGTTCTTATTCAGCCATcgtgttctttttttctcccttttgCTTTTGGGGACAAAAGAGCAGCATCTAGACCAGTACCACTGGATCCTAAAAATGGCTAATCTTCTACATacatttttttagggaaatgaTGTTCTACATGTGAACTCGTCATGCCATTTTGCAACATATTTGCCTATCTACCATTATAATTTGGGAAAATAGCTGAATTCTTAGGGTTATTTCCCTCATACAGTCACACTTGCCTAGTCAGGGTGTTTAAGAGCGTTTGCATGGATTAGATACCTCTAACAGCTTCGTCTCAATTAAAATGGTAGGAAAGGTCACAGGATGGACAAATCTCATGCAGTATGCCAGCAGTGCGCTGCACAACATTATTGGCACCACATGGATGATCAGAAGCGTTTTTTCAAGATTATGATTGGTGATTTCAAAAATGGAGTGGTAAGATCCTGTCGTATACACTGTTCTTGTCATCTTATGcgcaaatacatattttctaTAGTTTCTTTGgttggtttctttttttttttggtgaaatgGACAACCTGAGGTAGCAATTCGATGATAAATTGATCTCAATACTGGAACCCAAAGAGGATTACAATAGTACGGAAGGGAATTAATGAGAAAAGGTGAACACACTATCCTCTAATGTGTGCTCCTAGCTCCCTGGAGATCAATGATGTAGAAAAGGGAATCACACTTTCCAAATAGAAAGTCCATATTCATATTGAGGAAAGAACTTTTATGCTCACGGGTTTTGTGTAAAATTAGCAGCATCAACCTGGTTGTTAGAAAATTGTAGCCATGAAAATGAACTAGTCATTATTGATTAGTACTTGCGGTAGTTCCTGGCCCTCCATTCTCACTTAACGTGCATGACTATTGTCTTGTTATgtaaaagaaaaatctaattttcGTACTTATTCAGGCCATAccaaaaaagtttgtgaccaaTGTCAGAAGGTGGATCTCTGAAGAAGTCATACTAGAAGTGCCGAATGGTAAAACATGGTGTGAAGGTTACCAAGGAACAGAATGATCTAGTCATTGGATATGGATGGGCAACTTTTGCCAGTGCTTATGATCTTAAACTGGGAGAGACGTCTTGGTGTTTGCTTATAGTGGGCACTCCCAGTTCAAAGTTCGAATCTTTGGTCCAAGTGGTTGTGAGAAAGAGGTGTCCTGTGTTCTGATGGATGGCACTCTGTGTGTGCAAGAAAGGAGTGTTTCTCAGGGTAATCATATGCAGTCACCAACGAGGGAAAGGTTGGCAAAGCATTGCATTACTAGCTCTAGCCAGAGCAGGAAGCCTTCAAAGACAAGTCTAACAGACTCCTTCACAGAAAACAAGTAAATAGTTTGAAGTGTTTAACTTACATTTTCAGCACCGCTTGCACCGTCGTTGTGTGCTAAGATTTTCTTGGTTGGCATTTTGTAGCTGAAAGTGTCTCATCTTCTGAAGGCATTCAGGAACCCATGAATTCAGGTGGCTTCCAGAAGTCAATCAAGTCGTGCATTGTCTTACCAACAGGGTGCAATATGACGAGCGAGCAGAAAGCTAAAGTTATTTCCCTTCAGCAGAAAATTCAACCTAAAAACCCATTTTACATCACAGCCATGGATAAGACAAGTGTGGCTGGTGGATTTCTGGTACGTTCTAAATTTCTCTTATGCAGTCCGTAGGGTGTAACTTCCTTTGTATGATTTGAACTTGTTCATTTAGAATCTGCCTGAGTTGTGCATCTTGAGTCTTGCGTCTTCACCCACATGAATCAAAGCTTGTAAAATAATACAGTTCTTGTTGGAGATAACTATCCAGACGCTGGCGTGCACCTGACGATGCCTGATGAAGTGAAGCCTGCAGATGGCTAAAACACCACAAATGTTGTAGCAGAAATTAATACCCCTGGTCAACATTTTAGTCTCAAGGGTAGGAATGTCTTTTGTAGATGGCTATGCTCATGGCTTATAAATACTCCATGTAACCCTTACATAAGGGCAACTCATTCGCACATAATACAATACATTCACAAGGGTGACATAAGGTGCCTCATGGCCCTGAACCAGTATAAATCCTGTGCTTCACTTTGACTTTCAGATGCAAGGCCCGTCAAACAGCCAACCGTCCCTCACATGCCTTTGTGTGTCTTTGTGATAGGCCATCTCCAAGAATTATGGCATGAAACACCTCGTAGACGAAAATGGGACCATCAAACTTTCTCAGCTTGATGGTAGCAAGAGATGGACCATCGATTTGGACATTAACACTGATGGTTGCTTCGCTCTTTCTACTGGCTGGATGGACTTCATTCGTGACAATAATTTGCAGGAAGGTGATATCTGCATATTTCAACCATCGAGGAGCAGGAATGGAGTGGTATTGATATTTCATCCTCTTGAAGAAAGCCGCTGCCCACAGCCACCAGGTTATAGATGAAGCATTTGGAATGTCCTTTACATTTAGTTCCGTGGAGCACATTTGGAATGTCCTTTACATTTAGTTTTGATGGCCATGTTTGTGATTGGGGCTTCTCTGCAGGATATGTCCCTTACGCCAGGAGCCCTAGGCATGGAGTTCCTATGCCTCCATACATGTTACCGCGATTCACCTCTCTAAATGATCAGCAGAAGAGTAAAGTAGACCAGGAAGTTCGAGCTATTCAGTCTGAGATCCCCATTTGTGTCATCGTCATGCAGAATAGCAACATTACCTGCAGGTCGTGCATTCTGGTGAGTCGCCATTTCTTTTTGTCAGTGTTAGGAGTAAAAGAAAAATGACAATTCACTTCTTGAAAAGATTATTTCCCTGTTGACCTGGTGGCCACAACTTACAAcatgtgacttttttttggtGGGTGAAATTACAGAGCAAAGTTCTCTTTGATCAATTCACTGCAACCTGTTTCTTTGCGTATATTATAACTGAAACTTACATCTTCCATATGCAATCAGCAATTCGGTTCGGAGTATGCAAGATGTAACCAGGCTATGAGGCTTCGGCTTCCCAACAAGGACCATACATGGGAAGCTGCACTCAAGGGTAGAAGACATGCCCTTGGTCGAGGCTGGAGGCAATTTGTGGAAGACAACAGACTGAAACTAGGCGACATCTGCCACTTTCGGCTGATTAAAGACAAGAAGCAGATTACGATGATCGTCCACATCATTCGGAAAACAGCAGTGTAGTTGATCGGCAGCAAACCTAGCTGTTCATGCTGATgctttttgtgaaaaaaatggCAGTGCTTAGAAATGCCCATTCACTGTGGCTAAGCTTATCCTAGTTTCCATGCTGACTCATAAGTTACTGGTGTTTCAGTCTCCTGCATGAAACTCTGAATCTGATGAACTTTCGAGGACCCATTTTATCCCAATATGTTGCTTATTTATGGCATATTAAGAtgagatattatttttaaacagTACAGTCAGTAGTACTAGCATAGAACAAGCTGTATATGCATTTGTAAACAAAAAGAATACTATCAACGTTTGAATAGCAAAGTCTAGCGTCAATCATTTAAAACAGAGGTAGTAATAAAGTtgcaatgatatatatataggtaGTAATAAATTGCTTTGTTATGTAACAATGACAAAAGTTTTGACCTCACACATTGCAGGATATCTATTGCAGACTAACTTGAGAATTTAGTTAAATAATTCAACTTTTGGGGTTACAGACGAAGGGATTTTACTGATTTCaattgcacttttttttttcaataccTCAAGTCCTAAAATTGTTTGGTTGTCATAAGCAATTTCAAGGTAATCATATTTTAACCTTTTGTCTTCCACACAACAATTCGAAAGGCTTTTGATATGACAGTTTACGAAACCTATTTCTACAATCTGCAAGAATATGCTCGACATTTTGTATGCGTTTCGTTGAAAGAATACACGTGAATAGTTAAAATAATACACTCGaattgctgatttttttttttagaaatctaAATATATTCAATATGTATCTTGTTTTGTTGCATGGATTGTGCAACACTATAGTTCAACTGTTTTTCAAAACGACCCGATTTGCGAGATAAACAGGTTTCGAGTTTGAATAATTTGCAAAGATTATCCACTGTCCAACATCCCGTGTAATAATCAGATAGCCAGATGGCACGTCGTCTTCCGCTTTTAGGAAGGGGTCCAGAAATCTCTTGATGGGCTGGCCCAATCATCCAACCTGGCCCGCTAAATTGGTGAATGATGCGCTTCATGAGCCAGGCgggcgggcttggacttctctACAGCCTATTTGGATGGCCTAAATCGTCGGTCCATCCATGTTGATGGATGGGAATAGGCCGGGTAATGAGGCGGGTCGAAGTTGGGTGCATCAAGAACGTATCTGACTTGAAacccaaataaaaaaaaccaaactTTAAAAAATGCCTTAGCTCTGAACCTAGCGAGAATCTAAAACCTGCTGGTGCCTAAGGAGATGAGGGCATTGACTATTGAGGCTGGCGGGACGGTATTGTGGCTCCTAGGAGCCAAGGCGGGAGCGTCGGTGTGGGTGAGCAACGATCGGGGACGTGCGAGCGACGACCAGGAGGCAGGCAAGAGCCGGTGGTGGCGAGGCCTAGGCAGGCCGGGCTGAGCTTTATCAGGTAACAGTGGGTAAAAATTTACCCTCACTCTCGACCCGACCATTAATTGGGCACCAACCCATAACCTTGCGGGGCAAAATTTTCTCTCACCCCGCCAAGTGTAAAATCTATGAGGACCCGACCTGCCCACCCAGTTGCTAGCTCTAGCTGGGAAGAACTCCCCGTCCCCGAGCAGTGGAGCCAGGGGCGAAGCCAGGATTTGAGGTTGAGGGGGACAAGCCAGTGAAGGATTTGAGGTTGGGGGGGGACAAGCCAGTGAAGCCTATGACCAAATGGCTTGTGTAGTTGTGTGGGCTGGGCTTAGGGGATTCCAAAATCGGATGGAGGCCCGGCCCACCCCGGCCCCCCCTGTAGCTTCGCCCCTGAGTGGAGCCCTTGCTGCTAACTCCTCACCGACGGGTCCCTTTGTGGCAACTAGACGTTGATTCGGGAGAGGATAGACGGTCACCATCATTGATGGGTGGCAGGAGGGATATAAATTCTTTGCAGTACTGTACGGTatagtaatagtaattaacATGTAGATTCGATCTTATATTTCAATATCGGTATAGTACCGTGGAGGATCTCTCCAAAGCGGCGGAGGCAATCCGGCGAGGAGGCGAGACCTCGCCCAGGGCGGTCGATGGCAGGAAGCCCCGGTTGGTTGGTTGATTCTTGCTCCTTGATTAGACTAGATCTGGCTGATTTCTCATGACGCCTTGTTCAGTTCTGTCAGTTCAGCCGTCAGAGAGATTGTGGAAAATCTTTGCAAGGATACTGCAGCAGTGCAGTGCCAGGGAGCGCCTTCACTGTCTCTGAGACTTCGGCGCTgccactgttttttttttttctcttttgaaagAAGAGCAAAGCCACGATGTGGACGGCAAAGTGAAGCTGCAAGATGGAAACAAATTGCAATTCGTTTTAATATTTTAGATCTGTtttgtagagtttttttttattcaatttttttacgGAGAGTGATTTTATGTGGAAATAATTTTGTAGCTAAAAATGATTCTATAgtgattttttataataaactaTACGaaagaagtgattctgtgcgggaagtgaatcaggagaaattattttttttcagcTCTACAGCTTATAGTTcattcagagaatcactcctcTAAGTTAAAAGCTAAAAGCTACTGTTTGACATAGCTACTTTTGATTCAAGTAGAAAAGCTGCTCTAAGAGTTTTATCAAATATACTCTTAAAACACGTTTTTCTCGGCTAACTTGGATCTCTGTCAGTGCCTTTGCACATTTCGTTTTCAGTATCATTGAGGCTGCTTCTTGTGGAAGTGTAAGCTCCGTCGAGCTGGTTGGCAAAGCCGCAAAAGTAAGAAGACTCCTATCTTCCTGGATCAGTGAGGACTACtgccctgcatgcatgcatgcatccttaCCTGCGTACTTTGCTTCCTGTTGTCTTGGTACATGATTTTTTGGAACTTCCAATATGCATTCTTAGAAGATATGGTATCTGATGACATAAATTTTACAGAATTTGTTCGAGTTCTTTGAAATGCTTTTAACTTTTGGGCTCCCTTCTTTGATTTatttgatccaaaaatcatgagtACTGCGGGGGttggaggatcacttgtagtgCTAAGAAATTTCGTTCCTAGTAGAgactgcatttttttttagataatgagtAGAGACTGCTGTTACCCTACATATTTCAGTGGTACTGTAATTTCTGTTTAATTGGCCCTTTTGCTTGATCTTTTTTGCACCTGCTCCACAATCACTAAATCCTAAATGGGGCTTACAAGTTAATAATACCATGTATGGTCAGCGCTCTCAGAAGAGTCACCCTTTTGTAGTCCAACAAATAATTTCACACATATCATTAGTCCATTGAAGATGATGTGGGGTGTGAAGTTTATGGTCATGAACACCAGTCTAGCATTAGCATTTCCAGTTTGCTGATGAGCTATCCTATGTACACTCCTTGCAGATTCTGGATGCGCTGTGTGCAAAACTTATTGGATTAGATCCCGTGTTTCTAGAAGTCGAGAGTACTGTTTCGTGGCTTTCTTCATGTCTGGCGCAACACCTAGCGCAGCATGTTTGTGTGGATCATTCTGACTATTTGTTCTGCCGATTTGTAGCAGCAAGGAAGAGTTGCTCCTCCACTATCTTGTTCCGCTTCAATAAAATGAACAACATTACCGAAGTAATAGGGTTTTTTGTCACTTGCTTACATGCCTACTGTTGTAATAAAGTTTTGGTTATTTAcccaagtatttttttttgccttgcaGTTTCAAGGATGTATGTAGGAGAACCGTCATTTTTGTATAAACCAGTGAGAGCTTTAGGTAAGGACTAAAGCATCTCACAACgcatactaacatttaatatcACTCTAACATTTTTAAAGATCAGAGAAGATCCTTCTATAACTTGAAATATTACTGAACATATAGAAGTAGCTCAAAGAACAATACTGAAACAGGAAATCACTATACAAACTTACATTTGTCTTTTACTGCAACCATTTCTCACAGGGTGCTTTTTGAAACAACTGGATGTTGCAAACCATTTCTCACAGGGTGCTTCTTGAAACAACTGGATGCTGCAAGCAACTGAACCGAATGATGTTTTCACTGTTCAGTTCACAAGCCAACAAAAAGGAATGAAATAAATCTTGTTCACTGGTTCACTCCACTTACTGCCTATCTTTCCCATCACCGCTCTTCAAGATGAGACCATGAAACACACACCAGCGCTAGTGAACCTGCTGCATTGACCCCACCTCCCATTGACACAGGCCCATGAACACCTGGTCCACTGGTTTCAACTGGACTTCTAGATGAAATCTCAGTAAGGCTTTGAATGTATCCACTCTCCTCTCACCGCACCCTCATCAAAACTCACACCCTCTCTCTCGTTAACATCAAGAAGAGGAGGCCAGCTTCACCTTCACCTTCACCTTCACCTCGGAAGCTCAGACTGCAACAAGAGCATGGTCAAGATCTCTCTCTCGGTGTAGAGTCGTATGATCTTGTGAAGTATTTGTGCTGTGACGGTTTTCTTTTGCTGCATGGTAGATGGTTCAGAAGGGTTGTGAGAGCTGCACGAAGTGGCAAGAGCATTACTACTAGGAGCACATGGAGATGAGGAAGATCCGCTTCTCCAAGGTCATGACTGGAGATTTTGcccggggcattgtaagtgtcGGGGCTAAGCGAGACGATCTAGTTATCCCAGTTACCTAATTCTCAATAACTACTGCCCCCAAAAGATGTCCTTTTAAAAAGCATGCAGTTAAACTTAGTTTTGACCACCAAGCACCATTACGCATAAAGCTATTCGATTCATCAAGTGCAAATGATATTactacatttttcatcacagttacatccatttcatatttttcttacatattTTGCTAACATGTAGTAAAAGAAGAGGTAATAGTTAAAGAAGACCGTGTCAATGTGTAGCGACAGGTACAATAGAATGAAGGTACCTTCATTATACAAGTTGTGCATCATGTAGCTCCTTGAAACTTGTGATTGTGGTGAGTACTTATGCTAACCCTGTGAGTGGTGAAGTAGCGATATGTTACTGAAAAGAGTAAAAGGCACATATCGGTTTTAGTCTTATATATTCGCCTAAGTATGATTGTTACAGACACTTATTGGAGTGCAGATGTATTGTAACTCAATAAGAAACATGGTCTTACTCTGATGTCCACTTGCCAAGTCTCATTTACTCTTTAAGATAGCAGTTATTAGTTGATTAATGATTATCAAGAAAATAATtgcattaattaattactaCAGTATCACCGTCTGAGAATTAACCATTTCAGTAATGAGCTGCCATTTTTTGGTCAGAGCATACCGGAGAAGTTCACAAAAGACTTCATTAAGCAGATCACCAAAGGGTTTGACCTGAAAGTGCCCAGCGGTGAAACATGGCATGTCGGCGTAGACAAGCATGCCGATGAGCTGTTCCTCATGTCAGGATGGGAGGATTTTGTCAAGGCTCATGAGTTGCAGGAGAATGACCTCCTTATCTTCACATGCAATGGCAACTCTTCCTTTGATGTCCTGATCTTTGAAGAGAGTGGCTGCGAGAAAGTGTATTCTCTGTTTGGCAACAGGATCGGTCCTAATATGTGCAAATGTTCCAATGATATGGCAGATCAGGGTCAACAAGTTGAGCACTACTCTGTGAGTGATTCTGAAGATACTACTATGCCGTCGCAGCTGATTGGATCCCCTGACTATGCCTCTACTTCAAAGAAGTCTAGTGGCAAGGAACTGAGTAAGTAAGAATTACTACAAGTTTACAGCATGACACTAGCAGTGTTTGATAACTACACGAGTAACTAATATGTGAGATCGTTTAATATATTCATCTTCTTAGGTCTTGGCCTGGTACAGTCAGTTAGCACATACACCTGAAACTATACATCATCAAACATTGATAATGTATTTTCATAGATcattttcaatatatatatatatatatatatataagctgATATACATAATGTACATTATTATCTTCACAGGG comes from the Phragmites australis chromosome 22, lpPhrAust1.1, whole genome shotgun sequence genome and includes:
- the LOC133904318 gene encoding B3 domain-containing protein LOC_Os12g40080-like isoform X1, which gives rise to MNSGGFQKSIKSCIVLPTGCNMTSEQKAKVISLQQKIQPKNPFYITAMDKTSVAGGFLAISKNYGMKHLVDENGTIKLSQLDGSKRWTIDLDINTDGCFALSTGWMDFIRDNNLQEGDICIFQPSRSRNGVVLIFHPLEESRCPQPPGYVPYARSPRHGVPMPPYMLPRFTSLNDQQKSKVDQEVRAIQSEIPICVIVMQNSNITCRSCILQFGSEYARCNQAMRLRLPNKDHTWEAALKGRRHALGRGWRQFVEDNRLKLGDICHFRLIKDKKQITMIVHIIRKTAV
- the LOC133904318 gene encoding B3 domain-containing protein LOC_Os12g40080-like isoform X2 — encoded protein: MNSGGFQKSIKSCIVLPTGCNMTSEQKAKVISLQQKIQPKNPFYITAMDKTSVAGGFLEGDICIFQPSRSRNGVVLIFHPLEESRCPQPPGYVPYARSPRHGVPMPPYMLPRFTSLNDQQKSKVDQEVRAIQSEIPICVIVMQNSNITCRSCILQFGSEYARCNQAMRLRLPNKDHTWEAALKGRRHALGRGWRQFVEDNRLKLGDICHFRLIKDKKQITMIVHIIRKTAV